The DNA segment TTGTAAGAAACCTTTATTATAGTTAAGCTCTTCTGTTAATTTGGCTATTTCCTCTTCTACATTAACTGCTCCCGCTACAGGTATAAAATATTCATTAGATTTTACCCTAAATGTCAACGCACCATTTACAGCTTCGTTTACATACTCTAATCCGTCTACATTACCTAGTTTAGTTATTATAGTATCAAAGTAATCTGTAGCTTTATCATTGTTTACAACCATAAGCGATATCGCATCTTTAAAGGCTATATTTTTATCCTTACGTATCGTTCTAATACCCGAAATTACTTCGGCAGCAACTTCAAAACCTGCAATAATATCATTATCTATTGCTTTAAGTTCTGGCCATTCAGAAATAATAAGCGCTTCATCTGGTGTTCTTTCAGCAATATATTGCCATATCTCTTCTGTAAGGAATGGCATAAACGGATGTAGTAACTTTAAGTTATTCTCTAGCATCTCGATAGCTTTCTCATAAGTAACTCTATCTATAGGCGCTTGGTAAGCAGGCTTTATCATCTCTAAGAACCAAGAACAGAAATCGTCCCAAACTAGCTTATAAATAGCCATTAATGCATCAGATATTCTGTATTTCTCAAAATGATCTTCAATCTCTGCAAGTGTTTTTTGCAACTTAGCTTCATACCAAGCTATAGCTTTTTTGCTATGGTCTGGCTGTGCTATATCGCTTACCTCCCACCCTTTTATAAGGCGGAATGCATTCCATATTTTATTAGAAAAGGCTTTACCTTGATTACAAAGCTCTTCGTCAAACATAATATCGTTACCTGCCGAAGCACTTAGTAACAAACCTACACGAACACCATCAGCACCAAATTTTTCAATTAAGTCAAGTGGGTCTGGTGAGTTACCTAACGATTTAGACATTTTTCGTCGTTGCTTATCACGAACTAGCCCTGTAAGATATACATTATTAAAAGGCTTTTCGCCTGTATATTCATATCCCGCAACAATCATACGAGCTACCCAAAAGAAAAGAATATCTGGTCCTGTAACAAGATCATTAGTAGGATAATAATATTTAAAATCTTCATTCTCAGGATTCGTTATACCCCCAAAAACAGCCATTGGCCACAACCATGATGAGAACCATGTGTCTAACGCATCAGCATCTTGTTTCAAGTCATTGGTAGTAAGTGTAGCATTGCCTGTTTTAGCTTTGGCTAATTCAAGTGCCTCCTCTTTAGTTTCGGCAACTACAAAGTCTTCTTTACCATCACCATAAAAGTAAGCAGGTATCTGCTGTCCCCACCACAATTGGCGAGATATGTTCCAGTCACGAATGTTCTCCATCCAATGACGATAGGTATTATCAAATCGTTTTGGGTATAGTTTTACTTCTTCAGTTTCCAAAACAGCCTTAATAGCAGGTTTGGCAAGTTCTTCCATCTTTAAAAACCATTGGTCAGAAAGCCTCGGTTCAATAACTGCTTTAGTCCTTTCAGATGTTCCCACCTTATTAATATGGATCTCAATCTTCTCCATATATCCAGCAGCTTCAAGCTCTTCAGATATTTCTTCACGAACTACAAAACGATCTTTACCCTCGTAGTGTAACCCAAAACTGTTTAGGGTAGCATCGTCATTAAAAATATCTATAATTTCAAGATTATGCCTTTCACCAAGTTCCTTATCATTAACATCGTGTGCTGGTGTCACCTTAAGACAACCTGTACCAAATTCTACATCAACATACTCATCAAATATAATAGGTATAACACGGTTAACTATAGGTACAATAGCCTTTTTACCTTTCAAGTGGCTATAACGTTCATCATTTGGGTTTATACAAATAGCTGAGTCACCTAATATCGTTTCAGGACGCGTAGTAGCTATAGTAAGGTAATCTTCACTACCCTCTATTTTATATTTTAAATAATATAATTTGCCTTGACGTTCTTCGTGGTTAACCTCTTCATCAGACAATGTTGTTTTTGCCTCCGGATCCCAGTTTACCATTCTGTAACCTCTGTATATCAAACCTTTGTTATACAAATCTACAAACGAACGGATTACTGATGCACTCATATCAGGATCCATAGTAAACTTAGTACGCTCCCAGTCGCACGATGCGCCTAGTTTTTTAAGCTGTTCTAGTATTACACCGCCATATTTATCTGTCCATTCCCAAGCGTGCTTTAAAAATTCATCGCGAGTAAGGTCATTTTTATTGATACCTTCTTGTTTTAGTTTTGCTACAACTTTTGCTTCAGTAGCTATAGATGCGTGGTCTGTACCCGGTACCCAGCAAGCATTAAAGCCTTTTAAACGAGCACGTCGTATAAGTACATCTTGAATTGTATTATTAAGCATATGCCCCATGTGCAATACCCCTGTTACGTTAGGTGGTGGTATTACTATAGTATAAGGCTCTCTATGGTCAGGCTCCGAATGGAAAAAGTTATTTTTCATCCAGTAATCATACCATTTTTGTTCTGCCGCTTTGGCATCAAATTGCGATGGAATTGTCATAATCTATTGGTCTATATTGTAATCCAAAAATCCGTAGTGTAATTTTTGTACTATTATATGCAAAAGTAACCATATAACTAGAATTTAAAAAAAAGACAGCTAATATTTGTACTTTAAATTAAAGACAGTATTTTTACGTAAACATTAAAAATTTAGGTTATGAAAAAAATTTTAGGTTTAGTAGCTGCTCTAATAATTAGTACTGCTGCATATGCCCAAAAAGGACCAAAAATTGAATTTAAGTCAGATACTGTTGACTATGGTACCGTATATAAAGGAGAAGATAGCGGTATACGCGAATTTGAATTCACCAATGCTGGAGATGAACCGCTTATTATAAAAGATGTAAAGTCTACTTGTGGGTGTACTATACCCTCTAAACCTAAAGATCCTATCATGCCAGGAAAAACTGGTAAAATAGAAATTAAATACAACATGAAGCCTGGACCTATCAGGAAAACAATAACACTAATGTCTAATGCTGTTAATTATGAAAATGGAACAGTAGCTATTAAAATAAAAGGAGAGGTAAAATCGCACGAAACGGTAAACATTCTCGAAAAGAAAAAAGCATTGCCAAACCAATAAAAAATTCAACTCAATAGTAAAAAGCCCATGTCTAGCATGGGCTTTTTATATTTATAACAATATATATTATTATAAATGAAATTTGACAATGTAAAAATTATAAAATATGTAAAAATTATTGCAAATTTGCGCAAATCATTTATAAAAGTTATACGTTATGCCTAAGGTATCTATAAAAGGGCAACAAATGCCTGAATCGCCTATACGAAAATTAGTTCCTTTTTCTGAAGCAGCTAAGCAAAAAGGCTTGAAAGTTTATCATCTTAACATTGGGCAACCCGATATTAAAACACCCGAAGCCGCACTTAATGCGGTAAAAAACAACATCCCTGAAATACTGGAATACAGTCATTCTGCAGGTTTTGAAAGTTATAGAGAAAAACTGGCAGATTATTATCAAAAACAAAATGTACAAGTTGATTCTGCAGATATAATCATAACCACAGGAGGCTCTGAAGCATTACTATTTGCAATGGGAAGTACTATGGATGCAGGCGACGAAATTATTATCCCTGAACCTTTTTACGCTAATTACAATGGTTTTTCGGTAGCATCAGGCATCAATGTAGTTCCTGTTATCTCTACAATCGAAAACGGTTTTGCCTTACCTCCTATTGCTGATTTTGAAAAACTCATAACTCCGAAAACAAAAGCAATACTTATATGTAACCCCGGTAACCCAACAGGGTATTTATATACAGAAGAAGAAATACAACAACTGGCAGAGCTAGTAAAAGAGCATGACCTTTTCCTTATTGCCGACGAAGTGTATCGTGAATTTACCTATGATGGTGATGAGCACTACTCTGTTATGAACGTGTCGGGTATAGAAGAGCATGCTATAATGATAGACTCGGTTTCAAAACGCTATAGTATGTGTGGCGCAAGAATAGGCTGTATTGTTTCTAAAAACAAAGCCGTGATGTCTGCTGCCATGAAGTTTGCACAAGCACGCTTAAGCCCTCCAACGTTAGCACAAATAGCAAGTGAAGCTGCACTCGATACTCCACAAGAATACTTTGATGAAGTAATTAAAGAATATAAAGATAGACGTGATACACTTATAAAAGGGCTTAGCGAAATAGAAGGTGTAAAAGTCGCCACACCAAAAGGAGCTTTTTATTGCATTGCAAAATTACCAGTAGATGATGCAGACAAATTTGCACAATGGCTACTTGAGAGTTTCGAATTTAACGGTGAAACCGTAATGGTAGCACCCGCAGCTGGATTTTACTCTTCTCCAAATGTAGGTACTACCGAAATACGTATTGCCTATGTATTAAAAAAAGAAGACCTAATACAATCTATAACTATTTTAAAAGAAGGTATAAAACAGTACAACAACAAATAAACTTCCTTTAAATTATATCATAAAAAAAGCCCAACTTTGAGTTGGGCTTTTTTTATGATATATTCTTTACAATAAAAAACGGCTGCAATTGGCAGCCGTTTTGTTTTTTTTGGTATTTAAAATCGAATTACAAGCTCTTATCTTTTCATTGCAAAGTGAGCTTTAAACTCTCTAGTTACAAACTCAGGAACTTCAACCATTTCCGGTTCTTCTGTATCAGGATTTATTACAATATTTCCGTCTGCGTCTCTCAGTGGCTTATAAGTTATTATTGTTTCCCCAAATGTTACGGTAAACCAGTA comes from the Flavobacterium arcticum genome and includes:
- a CDS encoding valine--tRNA ligase, with translation MTIPSQFDAKAAEQKWYDYWMKNNFFHSEPDHREPYTIVIPPPNVTGVLHMGHMLNNTIQDVLIRRARLKGFNACWVPGTDHASIATEAKVVAKLKQEGINKNDLTRDEFLKHAWEWTDKYGGVILEQLKKLGASCDWERTKFTMDPDMSASVIRSFVDLYNKGLIYRGYRMVNWDPEAKTTLSDEEVNHEERQGKLYYLKYKIEGSEDYLTIATTRPETILGDSAICINPNDERYSHLKGKKAIVPIVNRVIPIIFDEYVDVEFGTGCLKVTPAHDVNDKELGERHNLEIIDIFNDDATLNSFGLHYEGKDRFVVREEISEELEAAGYMEKIEIHINKVGTSERTKAVIEPRLSDQWFLKMEELAKPAIKAVLETEEVKLYPKRFDNTYRHWMENIRDWNISRQLWWGQQIPAYFYGDGKEDFVVAETKEEALELAKAKTGNATLTTNDLKQDADALDTWFSSWLWPMAVFGGITNPENEDFKYYYPTNDLVTGPDILFFWVARMIVAGYEYTGEKPFNNVYLTGLVRDKQRRKMSKSLGNSPDPLDLIEKFGADGVRVGLLLSASAGNDIMFDEELCNQGKAFSNKIWNAFRLIKGWEVSDIAQPDHSKKAIAWYEAKLQKTLAEIEDHFEKYRISDALMAIYKLVWDDFCSWFLEMIKPAYQAPIDRVTYEKAIEMLENNLKLLHPFMPFLTEEIWQYIAERTPDEALIISEWPELKAIDNDIIAGFEVAAEVISGIRTIRKDKNIAFKDAISLMVVNNDKATDYFDTIITKLGNVDGLEYVNEAVNGALTFRVKSNEYFIPVAGAVNVEEEIAKLTEELNYNKGFLQSVQKKLSNEKFVNSAPEKVVAIEKQKEADALAKIATIEQSLASLS
- a CDS encoding DUF1573 domain-containing protein, whose product is MKKILGLVAALIISTAAYAQKGPKIEFKSDTVDYGTVYKGEDSGIREFEFTNAGDEPLIIKDVKSTCGCTIPSKPKDPIMPGKTGKIEIKYNMKPGPIRKTITLMSNAVNYENGTVAIKIKGEVKSHETVNILEKKKALPNQ
- a CDS encoding pyridoxal phosphate-dependent aminotransferase, which translates into the protein MPKVSIKGQQMPESPIRKLVPFSEAAKQKGLKVYHLNIGQPDIKTPEAALNAVKNNIPEILEYSHSAGFESYREKLADYYQKQNVQVDSADIIITTGGSEALLFAMGSTMDAGDEIIIPEPFYANYNGFSVASGINVVPVISTIENGFALPPIADFEKLITPKTKAILICNPGNPTGYLYTEEEIQQLAELVKEHDLFLIADEVYREFTYDGDEHYSVMNVSGIEEHAIMIDSVSKRYSMCGARIGCIVSKNKAVMSAAMKFAQARLSPPTLAQIASEAALDTPQEYFDEVIKEYKDRRDTLIKGLSEIEGVKVATPKGAFYCIAKLPVDDADKFAQWLLESFEFNGETVMVAPAAGFYSSPNVGTTEIRIAYVLKKEDLIQSITILKEGIKQYNNK